The following coding sequences lie in one Zingiber officinale cultivar Zhangliang chromosome 2B, Zo_v1.1, whole genome shotgun sequence genomic window:
- the LOC122049303 gene encoding cytochrome b561 and DOMON domain-containing protein At3g07570-like, with protein MNKDCSSSMISTIFLLLLSFTCSVISQSDSCSTLLSVSNLIPFNTSSLTCVSAWNSEGFILRYAKAGPSLWSFVLSAPDSGAYVAIGFSPNGRMVGSSAVVGWVPGGGGAGVAKQYSLGGYSSSQCPPDQGDLPLVQRSSVLVSKHSRVYLAFQLGTVQPQQNLIYAVGPAGTLPSAGGYLSAHRNMASDTLAAPAAGGGGGGEGSGEGSENGGEEAPTGRSFGGGSGGSSAGGHNPVSLGSDFGLSSPRKHALLMIIALFLVQSFIC; from the exons ATGAACAAGGACTGTTCGTCTTCCATGATCTCCACTATCTTCCTTCTTCTGTTGAGCTTCACTTGCTCGGTGATTTCCCAATCAGATTCCTGCTCCACCCTGCTAAGTGTCAGTAATCTGATCCCCTTCAATACCTCTTCCCTCACCTGCGTCTCTGCATGGAATTCTGAAGGATTCATCTTAAGG TATGCAAAAGCAGGGCCGAGTTTATGGAGTTTTGTGCTTTCGGCGCCGGACAGTGGGGCTTACGTCGCGATCGGCTTCTCCCCCAACGGGAGGATGGTCGGCAGCAGCGCGGTGGTCGGATGGGTGCCCGGCGGCGGCGGCGCAGGGGTGGCGAAGCAGTACTCCCTCGGCGGATACAGCTCGAGCCAGTGCCCGCCGGACCAGGGGGACCTGCCGTTGGTGCAGCGGAGCTCGGTGCTAGTGTCGAAGCACTCGCGGGTGTACCTCGCTTTCCAGCTCGGTACTGTGCAACCGCAGCAAAACCTGATCTACGCCGTCGGTCCGGCGGGTACCTTGCCGTCGGCGGGCGGCTACTTGAGCGCGCATAGAAACATGGCTTCCGACACATTGGCTGCTCCCGCGGCCGGTGGAGGCGGCGGAG GTGAGGGCTCCGGCGAGGGAAGTGAGAATGGAGGCGAAGAAGCACCGACTGGAAGGAGCTTTGGAGGCGGCAGCGGTGGAAGCAGTGCCGGAGGTCACAATCCAGTCTCTTTGGGATCGGATTTCGGTCTCTCTTCCCCGAGGAAGCATGCACTGCTCATGATCATCGCTCTGTTTCTTGTTCAAtcatttatatgctaa